Proteins found in one Planctomycetes bacterium MalM25 genomic segment:
- the pyrE gene encoding Orotate phosphoribosyltransferase, producing the protein MYDRDALAKLIQNTALEFGDFTLASGKKASYYLDCRKVTLDARGAKLIGEGMIDLIGEMRLKMGQGPKLVGGMAIGADPITAAVLTIAGSKGYSLRGVMVRKEPKEHGKGKQVEGPYKEGESLVIVEDVVTTGASSLKAIKLCEAEGLKVERVLAIVDRQEGGREAFKEAGYELTSLFTVEDLGVRV; encoded by the coding sequence ATGTACGACCGCGACGCCCTCGCCAAGCTGATCCAGAACACGGCCCTCGAGTTCGGTGACTTCACGCTCGCCTCGGGCAAGAAGGCGAGCTACTACCTCGACTGCCGCAAGGTCACGCTCGACGCCCGCGGCGCCAAGCTCATCGGCGAGGGTATGATCGACCTCATCGGCGAGATGCGGCTGAAAATGGGGCAGGGGCCCAAGCTCGTGGGCGGCATGGCGATCGGCGCCGACCCGATCACCGCCGCGGTGCTCACCATCGCCGGTTCGAAGGGCTATTCGCTCCGCGGCGTGATGGTCCGCAAGGAGCCGAAAGAGCACGGCAAGGGCAAGCAGGTCGAGGGCCCGTACAAAGAGGGTGAGTCACTCGTCATCGTCGAAGACGTCGTTACGACCGGCGCGTCGAGCCTCAAGGCGATCAAGCTGTGCGAGGCCGAAGGCCTCAAAGTGGAACGCGTCCTCGCCATCGTTGACCGCCAAGAGGGGGGCCGCGAGGCCTTCAAGGAGGCGGGCTACGAGCTGACCTCGTTGTTCACGGTCGAAGATCTTGGAGTCAGGGTGTGA
- the fabH_2 gene encoding 3-oxoacyl-[acyl-carrier-protein] synthase 3 — MSDTAVQVRRGPLFSLTGVRISGTGSCVAERVVTNEDLARLGCDPEWIIQRTGIRERRHAPEGVSTSDLATDAAERALAASGVDPDEIDLVLLGTFTPDRLMPQSATAVQTRLGLNCPAMDLVAACAGFVYALATGAQFVSTGAARHVLVIGADTNTRVLNPDDKKTFPLFGDGAGAVVLSPGTQEQGMLAATLGADGAGADLLTRRMGGVETPFSQNGAATPDAEGHLPWLMEMDGRPIFKWAVRLLEDTFDHVLTAADRDKEQVKLWLLHQANARILDAATDSMGVPRERVVKHLDRYGNTSAGSIPIALDESFREGQIEAGDELLMCGFGAGLSWGTTLWKW; from the coding sequence ATGTCCGACACCGCTGTCCAAGTCCGCCGCGGGCCGCTCTTTAGCCTGACCGGGGTCCGTATCTCCGGCACGGGCAGTTGCGTCGCTGAACGGGTCGTCACGAACGAGGACCTGGCCCGCCTCGGCTGCGATCCCGAGTGGATCATCCAGCGGACCGGCATCCGCGAGCGGCGCCACGCGCCGGAGGGCGTCTCGACCAGCGACCTGGCGACCGACGCCGCCGAACGGGCGCTCGCCGCATCGGGGGTCGATCCGGACGAGATCGACCTGGTGCTACTGGGCACCTTCACCCCCGACCGGTTGATGCCCCAATCGGCCACGGCGGTGCAGACACGCCTCGGCCTGAACTGTCCGGCGATGGACCTCGTGGCGGCGTGCGCCGGGTTCGTCTACGCCCTGGCGACCGGGGCGCAGTTCGTCTCGACCGGCGCCGCCCGCCACGTGCTGGTCATCGGCGCCGACACCAACACCCGCGTCCTCAACCCGGACGACAAGAAGACCTTCCCGCTGTTCGGCGACGGAGCAGGCGCAGTCGTCCTCTCCCCCGGCACGCAGGAGCAAGGCATGCTCGCCGCGACGCTCGGCGCCGACGGCGCGGGCGCCGACCTGCTGACCCGGCGGATGGGCGGCGTGGAGACCCCGTTCAGCCAGAACGGCGCCGCCACGCCCGACGCCGAGGGGCACCTCCCCTGGCTCATGGAGATGGACGGTCGACCGATCTTCAAGTGGGCCGTGCGGTTGCTCGAAGACACGTTCGACCACGTCCTCACCGCGGCGGACCGCGACAAGGAGCAGGTGAAGCTCTGGCTCCTGCACCAAGCCAACGCCCGCATCCTCGACGCGGCGACCGACTCGATGGGCGTGCCGCGCGAGCGTGTGGTGAAGCACCTCGACCGCTACGGCAACACGTCGGCGGGCAGCATCCCGATCGCGCTGGACGAGTCGTTCCGCGAGGGGCAGATCGAAGCGGGCGACGAGTTGCTGATGTGCGGCTTCGGCGCGGGCCTCTCCTGGGGCACCACGCTTTGGAAGTGGTGA
- the epsE_6 gene encoding Type II secretion system protein E — translation MALKGRRLSYGLWALAALALLLGWIATPASAQFGLAEQAATNAAAQDLQNGRNSAVADATPDDAKEAIAEENSAEADAAPAPAAKKAIDEWNDEHSIFRQKDLSVSWWKVLLIVLLVLLWVRSCDWVNRDAQIFNLGHELWNSVMVFPFALICLLAMFIPAPIGLSLLLVSWIGPFIAYVMKHNKSVEAHQTVFTGSWWRFQIGEFGKLFGLKLGGEKKADYLRGPDVDLQARGGDDDRDNQANLLTARQSPGYVHVKELIADLVARGASRALLDYGAEAVTLRYMIDGVWHAGEPRDRESGDVMLAVMKQLADLDTAERKKKQQGEFGAAYEKKKYDCIVESQGVKTGERVVVSLRGDSLAAGFKTLEQLGMREKLRDQWFEILGSDTGIIVYSALPEGGLTTLTDVGMLETDRLMRDFVSVEDVSHPETDIENIASHYYDAAKGESPSSLIPSLSRKYPSVWVVRDFVDAETAKLLMDEVDLDRLVITTVQAGDVAEACLRLLKQKTPHKEFARGVIGVINTRLIRKLCTACRVEYEASPNLLKKLGIPPGKVSKLYRPPNEEEINKPCVACSGLGYKGRTGLFELLVVDDQFREKLLKEPKMDVLRKAARAAGMRTLQEEGVLLVAKGTTSLQELQRVLKG, via the coding sequence ATGGCTTTGAAGGGGCGTCGGCTCTCTTACGGATTGTGGGCGCTGGCCGCCCTGGCGTTGCTGCTGGGGTGGATCGCCACGCCGGCGTCGGCGCAGTTCGGATTGGCCGAGCAGGCCGCCACCAACGCGGCGGCGCAGGACCTGCAAAACGGGCGCAACAGCGCGGTCGCTGACGCCACGCCCGACGACGCCAAGGAGGCGATCGCTGAGGAGAACTCCGCCGAGGCCGACGCCGCTCCCGCGCCGGCGGCGAAAAAGGCCATCGACGAGTGGAACGACGAGCACTCGATCTTCCGCCAGAAGGACCTGTCGGTCTCTTGGTGGAAGGTGCTGCTGATCGTCTTGCTGGTGCTGCTCTGGGTCCGTTCTTGCGACTGGGTGAACCGGGACGCGCAGATCTTTAACCTGGGCCACGAGCTGTGGAACTCGGTGATGGTGTTCCCCTTTGCCCTGATCTGCTTGCTGGCGATGTTCATCCCCGCGCCGATCGGCCTGTCGCTGTTGCTGGTCTCATGGATCGGCCCCTTCATCGCGTACGTGATGAAGCACAACAAGTCGGTCGAGGCGCACCAGACCGTTTTCACCGGGAGCTGGTGGCGTTTCCAGATCGGCGAGTTCGGCAAGCTGTTCGGCCTCAAGCTGGGCGGTGAGAAGAAGGCCGATTACCTCCGCGGCCCCGATGTCGATCTCCAGGCCCGCGGTGGCGACGACGACCGCGACAACCAGGCGAACCTGCTGACCGCCCGCCAGTCGCCCGGCTACGTCCACGTGAAGGAGCTGATCGCCGACCTGGTCGCCCGTGGCGCGAGCCGCGCGCTGCTCGACTACGGCGCCGAGGCGGTCACGCTCCGCTACATGATCGATGGCGTCTGGCACGCCGGCGAGCCTCGCGACCGCGAGTCGGGCGACGTGATGCTCGCGGTCATGAAGCAGCTGGCGGACCTCGACACGGCCGAGCGCAAGAAGAAGCAGCAGGGCGAATTCGGCGCCGCCTACGAGAAGAAGAAGTACGACTGCATCGTCGAGAGCCAGGGCGTGAAGACGGGCGAGCGGGTCGTCGTCTCGCTCCGCGGCGACAGCCTCGCCGCCGGTTTCAAGACGCTCGAGCAGCTCGGCATGCGGGAGAAGCTCCGCGACCAGTGGTTCGAGATCCTCGGCAGCGACACGGGCATCATCGTTTACTCGGCTTTGCCCGAGGGGGGACTCACCACGCTGACCGACGTCGGCATGCTGGAGACCGATCGCCTGATGCGCGACTTCGTCTCGGTGGAGGACGTGTCGCACCCCGAGACGGACATCGAGAACATCGCGTCGCACTACTACGATGCCGCCAAAGGGGAATCGCCGTCCAGCCTGATCCCCAGCCTCTCGCGCAAGTACCCGAGCGTCTGGGTCGTCCGTGACTTCGTCGATGCCGAGACCGCCAAGCTCCTGATGGACGAGGTCGATCTCGACCGCCTCGTCATCACCACCGTGCAGGCGGGCGATGTCGCCGAGGCCTGCCTCCGGCTGCTCAAGCAGAAGACGCCTCACAAGGAGTTCGCCCGCGGCGTGATCGGCGTGATCAACACGCGTCTGATCCGCAAGCTCTGCACCGCCTGCCGGGTGGAGTACGAGGCCTCGCCGAACCTGCTGAAGAAGCTCGGCATCCCGCCCGGCAAGGTCAGCAAGCTCTACCGCCCGCCCAACGAGGAAGAGATCAACAAGCCCTGCGTCGCTTGTTCCGGGCTCGGCTACAAGGGCCGCACCGGGCTCTTCGAGCTGCTGGTTGTCGACGACCAGTTCCGCGAGAAGCTGCTGAAGGAGCCCAAGATGGACGTCCTCCGCAAGGCGGCCCGCGCCGCCGGGATGCGGACGCTCCAGGAGGAGGGCGTGCTGCTCGTCGCGAAGGGGACGACCTCCCTGCAAGAGCTGCAACGCGTCCTCAAGGGCTAG
- a CDS encoding LysM domain protein, which produces MSTIRPLATIAVLAVLGVYLAQQIQKGPSVALEDDWSESGDSAIEMAEPPAWQGGDSQAAEAATSPTARSAPSWAESPSEPAPTAMPALPELPSAAEPPSAPPAVEPTPIQGQPAGTTLANEPVGAPSFPTATQEKLPLPDVIPQANYGAPAASTELPPNGVSGSVPSLGSATSRYSETPAATPIAPPTASAPGFDAAWQAAQTALQRNELPQAHRMLSKWRTEPNLTPTQRTQLESLLAQLAGTLVYSTQHFLAPPHRVEAGETLATIGEQYQVPWQLLAKINGVAKVDGVEPGQVIKVLRGPFAADVDLQRGELALMLDGVYAGKFPIRVEGATPGEGAWMVGQKRLEPDALSASPVTPKVVLQSPTGQQVELSATPTPSPGTTGRLTVASRDLSDLYDILSVGSAVTIRR; this is translated from the coding sequence ATGAGCACGATCCGTCCCCTCGCCACGATCGCCGTGTTGGCCGTCCTGGGCGTCTATCTCGCTCAGCAAATCCAGAAAGGCCCGTCCGTCGCCTTAGAGGATGATTGGTCCGAGTCGGGCGACTCGGCGATCGAGATGGCCGAGCCCCCCGCTTGGCAGGGGGGGGACTCTCAGGCCGCCGAAGCCGCGACGAGCCCCACCGCACGGTCCGCCCCGAGTTGGGCGGAGAGCCCCAGCGAGCCCGCTCCGACCGCCATGCCCGCCTTGCCCGAGCTGCCCTCGGCGGCCGAGCCCCCTAGCGCGCCGCCCGCCGTGGAGCCGACACCGATCCAGGGCCAGCCCGCGGGGACAACGCTCGCGAACGAGCCGGTCGGCGCGCCGTCGTTCCCGACGGCGACCCAAGAGAAGCTGCCGCTGCCCGACGTGATCCCCCAAGCCAATTACGGCGCCCCGGCGGCGTCGACCGAGCTGCCCCCCAATGGCGTGTCGGGCAGCGTCCCTTCGCTGGGCTCCGCGACCAGTCGCTACAGCGAGACGCCCGCCGCGACGCCGATCGCCCCGCCCACCGCGTCCGCCCCCGGCTTCGACGCGGCGTGGCAGGCGGCCCAAACGGCGCTCCAGCGCAACGAACTGCCGCAAGCCCATCGCATGCTATCGAAGTGGCGCACCGAACCGAACCTCACGCCGACGCAGCGCACGCAGCTCGAGTCCCTGCTCGCCCAGCTCGCCGGCACGCTCGTCTACTCAACCCAACACTTCCTCGCCCCGCCGCACAGGGTTGAAGCCGGCGAGACGCTGGCGACGATTGGCGAACAGTACCAAGTCCCTTGGCAGCTGCTCGCGAAGATCAACGGCGTTGCGAAGGTCGATGGCGTCGAGCCGGGCCAGGTCATCAAGGTCCTCCGCGGGCCGTTCGCCGCGGACGTCGATCTGCAGCGGGGCGAACTCGCCCTCATGCTCGACGGCGTGTACGCCGGCAAGTTCCCGATCCGCGTCGAGGGCGCGACGCCTGGCGAAGGGGCTTGGATGGTCGGCCAGAAGCGGCTCGAACCGGACGCGCTGTCCGCCTCGCCGGTGACACCCAAGGTCGTGCTGCAGAGCCCGACGGGCCAGCAGGTCGAGCTGAGCGCCACGCCGACCCCCTCGCCCGGAACCACCGGCCGGCTGACGGTCGCCTCGCGCGACTTGTCGGACCTTTACGACATCCTCTCGGTCGGTTCGGCGGTGACGATCCGGCGGTGA
- the pepF1 gene encoding Oligoendopeptidase F, plasmid — translation MKRVPTRDKVKVSDTWDLSSLFDSDAAWEKAFTKWEKQIPKLEQFKGTLGDSPAQLAKCFKFDGKFEREGERLGYYAMLKTTEDQANSDYLGMMARLQNAASRAAQAGSYVRPEVLALSAAKLKKFAAAKEMKPYRLMLERMARYKPHTLSDGEERLLAMQSEMSGAASEIFRQLTDTDLKFGEVKDDSGKKAELNQSSFSVFLHSPKRSVRKAAFHQFYDEFADHQNTLAASLRGSILKDVYYAQARGYASARESSLFDDNVPTSVYDNLVSAVRSKLPAVAKYFDLHRRKMKLKEIHQYDTYTPILSDLDKRHTWDQAVKAVIASLTPLGEEYCATLKAGLTTDRWCDRYPNKGKNSGAFSAGSYDGAPYILMNYQPDVLDHVFTLAHEAGHSMHSWYSSKTQPFEYYNYTIFVAEVASTFNEQLLNHHLMENAKSDKERAYLINKEIDSIRGTIVRQTMFAEFEKITHEMAEAGEPLTLEAFRRVYRGLLDAYFGPDFVVDDCLELECLRIPHFYNAFYVYKYATGLSAAIALSKRVLNGGKTELNDYLGFLKGGCSQHPLDLLRDAGVDMESPEPVATALDHFESLVDELDGLL, via the coding sequence ATGAAGAGGGTACCGACACGCGATAAGGTCAAAGTCTCGGACACCTGGGACCTCTCCAGCCTGTTTGACTCCGACGCGGCTTGGGAGAAGGCCTTCACCAAGTGGGAGAAGCAGATCCCCAAGCTCGAGCAGTTCAAAGGGACGCTCGGCGACTCGCCGGCTCAGCTTGCGAAGTGCTTCAAGTTCGACGGCAAGTTCGAGCGCGAGGGAGAGCGGCTCGGCTACTACGCGATGCTGAAGACCACCGAGGACCAGGCGAACAGCGATTACCTGGGCATGATGGCCCGGCTGCAGAACGCCGCCAGCCGCGCCGCGCAGGCGGGCAGCTACGTCCGACCCGAGGTACTGGCCCTCTCGGCGGCCAAGCTGAAGAAGTTCGCCGCCGCCAAGGAGATGAAGCCGTACCGGCTGATGCTCGAGCGGATGGCGCGCTACAAGCCGCACACCCTCTCCGACGGCGAGGAGCGGTTGCTCGCGATGCAGAGCGAGATGTCCGGCGCCGCCAGTGAGATCTTCCGCCAGCTGACCGACACCGACCTAAAGTTCGGCGAGGTGAAGGACGACTCGGGCAAGAAGGCCGAGCTGAACCAGTCGAGCTTCAGCGTCTTCCTGCACTCGCCGAAGCGCTCGGTGCGCAAAGCGGCTTTCCATCAGTTTTACGACGAGTTCGCCGACCACCAGAACACGCTCGCCGCCTCGCTGCGGGGCTCGATCCTCAAGGACGTCTACTACGCGCAGGCGCGGGGCTACGCGTCGGCGCGGGAGTCGTCGCTGTTCGACGACAACGTGCCGACCAGCGTGTACGACAACCTGGTCTCCGCGGTCCGCTCGAAGCTGCCGGCGGTCGCCAAGTACTTCGACTTGCATCGTCGCAAGATGAAGCTCAAGGAGATCCACCAGTACGACACCTACACGCCGATCCTCAGCGACCTGGACAAACGGCACACGTGGGACCAGGCGGTGAAGGCCGTCATCGCTTCGCTCACGCCGCTCGGCGAGGAGTACTGCGCGACGCTCAAGGCGGGCCTGACGACCGACCGCTGGTGCGACCGCTACCCGAACAAGGGGAAAAACTCGGGCGCGTTCTCCGCCGGCTCGTACGACGGCGCGCCGTACATCCTGATGAACTACCAGCCCGACGTGCTGGATCACGTCTTCACGCTCGCCCACGAGGCGGGCCACTCGATGCACAGTTGGTACTCGTCGAAGACCCAGCCCTTCGAGTACTACAACTACACGATCTTCGTGGCCGAGGTCGCCAGCACGTTCAACGAGCAGCTGCTCAACCATCACCTGATGGAGAACGCGAAGAGCGACAAGGAGCGGGCCTATCTGATCAACAAGGAGATCGACTCGATCCGCGGCACGATCGTCCGCCAGACGATGTTCGCCGAGTTCGAGAAGATCACGCACGAGATGGCCGAGGCGGGCGAGCCACTCACGCTCGAGGCGTTCCGCCGGGTCTACCGCGGGTTGCTCGACGCCTACTTCGGACCCGACTTCGTCGTGGACGACTGCCTCGAGCTGGAGTGCCTCCGCATCCCGCACTTCTACAACGCCTTCTACGTCTACAAGTACGCGACCGGCCTGTCGGCGGCGATCGCGCTGTCCAAGCGGGTCCTCAACGGCGGCAAGACGGAGCTGAACGACTACCTCGGTTTCCTGAAGGGGGGCTGCAGCCAACACCCCCTCGACCTGCTCCGAGACGCGGGCGTCGACATGGAGAGCCCCGAGCCGGTCGCCACCGCCCTGGACCACTTCGAGTCGCTGGTCGACGAGCTCGACGGGCTGCTCTAG
- the glyA gene encoding Serine hydroxymethyltransferase, producing the protein MNFIEQNDPAVWAAISDEMTRQADGLEMIASENYTSAAVQQAVGSVLTNKYAEGYPGRRYYGGCEHVDVVEDLARDRAKELFGAEFANVQPHSGSQANAAVYLALVEPGDTILGLDLAHGGHLTHGMKLNMSGMLYNVTSYGVRKEDCRIDFDQVARQAREHKPKLIIAGASAYSREIPHAKFREIADEVGAKLWVDMAHYAGLVAAKEHDDPVAVADVVTTTTHKTLRGPRAGLVLAKKQYAKVLNSRVFPGVQGGPLMHVVAGKAICFGEALQPSFKEYIQQVKRNAVALAETLVAGGLNLVSGGTENHLMLVDVTPLGIGGKTAEDALHACGVTVNMNMIPFDERKPMDPSGIRVGTPALTTRGMGEEEMRTIGGWMLEGLKAADDSAKHATIREQVRELCAGFPVPAAELNAELEGVVG; encoded by the coding sequence ATGAACTTCATCGAGCAGAACGACCCGGCCGTGTGGGCCGCCATCTCCGACGAGATGACCCGCCAGGCGGACGGTCTGGAGATGATCGCCAGCGAGAACTACACCTCCGCCGCCGTGCAGCAGGCGGTCGGTAGCGTCCTCACCAACAAGTACGCCGAGGGCTACCCCGGCCGGCGTTACTACGGCGGGTGCGAGCACGTCGACGTGGTCGAGGACCTGGCCCGCGACCGGGCGAAGGAGTTGTTCGGCGCCGAGTTCGCCAACGTTCAGCCGCACAGCGGCTCGCAGGCGAACGCCGCGGTCTACTTGGCGCTCGTCGAGCCGGGCGACACGATCCTGGGCCTCGATCTGGCGCACGGGGGCCACCTGACGCACGGCATGAAGCTCAACATGTCGGGCATGCTGTACAACGTGACCTCGTACGGCGTGCGAAAAGAGGACTGCCGGATCGACTTCGACCAGGTCGCCCGCCAGGCGCGCGAGCACAAGCCGAAGCTGATCATCGCCGGCGCGAGCGCTTACTCGCGTGAGATCCCGCACGCGAAGTTCCGCGAGATCGCCGACGAGGTGGGCGCCAAGCTGTGGGTCGACATGGCGCACTACGCCGGCCTGGTCGCCGCCAAGGAGCACGACGACCCGGTCGCGGTCGCCGACGTGGTCACCACCACCACGCACAAGACGCTCCGCGGCCCGCGCGCCGGTTTGGTGCTCGCGAAGAAGCAGTACGCGAAGGTGCTCAACAGCCGGGTCTTCCCCGGCGTGCAGGGGGGGCCGCTCATGCACGTCGTCGCGGGCAAGGCGATCTGCTTCGGCGAGGCACTGCAACCCTCCTTCAAGGAGTACATCCAGCAGGTGAAACGGAACGCGGTCGCCCTGGCGGAGACGCTCGTCGCCGGTGGGCTCAACCTCGTGTCGGGCGGCACCGAGAACCACCTGATGCTGGTCGACGTCACCCCGCTGGGCATCGGCGGCAAGACGGCCGAGGATGCCCTGCACGCCTGCGGCGTCACGGTCAACATGAACATGATCCCGTTCGACGAGCGGAAGCCGATGGACCCCTCCGGCATCCGCGTCGGCACGCCCGCCCTCACGACCCGCGGCATGGGCGAAGAAGAGATGCGGACCATCGGTGGTTGGATGCTCGAAGGCCTCAAGGCGGCCGACGACTCGGCCAAGCACGCCACGATCCGCGAGCAGGTCCGCGAGCTGTGCGCCGGCTTCCCCGTCCCCGCCGCTGAGCTGAACGCGGAACTCGAAGGCGTGGTGGGCTAG
- the catD gene encoding 3-oxoadipate enol-lactonase 2 produces the protein MRDLLVDNASQVYLDTEVTTDGAPTLLLVHGFPLSHNMWYGQVDGLSKICRLVAPDLRGYGESCLGFWPKANEEPTLARYADDLAALIDHLQSEGPVVLVGFSMGGYLALEMLRSHADRFDALVLMDTKAAADTEEARATRLKMAGKVGEWGAARVAELMRPKLFAPGTPEKIVNETVRDIAATRPETIAASQRAMAARPDSTPLLSGIAKPTLVVVGEYDAISPPSEMRGVADAIPGARFVEIEGAGHMAPVEKPDAVNAALREFLAELQ, from the coding sequence ATGAGGGATCTGCTAGTCGACAACGCATCGCAAGTCTATCTGGACACCGAAGTCACGACCGACGGGGCGCCGACGCTCTTGCTGGTCCACGGCTTCCCGTTGTCGCACAACATGTGGTACGGGCAAGTCGATGGACTCTCCAAGATTTGCCGCCTCGTGGCGCCGGATCTACGGGGGTACGGGGAGTCGTGTCTCGGCTTCTGGCCGAAGGCCAACGAGGAGCCCACGCTCGCCCGCTACGCCGACGACCTCGCCGCGCTGATCGACCACCTTCAGTCCGAAGGCCCGGTGGTCTTGGTGGGCTTCTCAATGGGGGGCTACCTCGCCCTGGAGATGCTGCGGAGCCACGCAGATCGTTTCGACGCACTCGTGCTGATGGACACGAAGGCCGCCGCGGATACGGAGGAAGCCCGCGCGACGCGGCTCAAGATGGCCGGCAAGGTCGGCGAGTGGGGCGCGGCGCGGGTCGCCGAGCTGATGCGGCCGAAACTCTTCGCGCCCGGGACCCCCGAGAAGATTGTCAACGAGACCGTCCGCGACATCGCCGCCACCCGGCCGGAGACGATCGCCGCCTCGCAGCGGGCGATGGCCGCGCGACCCGATTCGACGCCCCTGCTCAGCGGGATCGCCAAGCCGACGCTCGTCGTCGTCGGCGAGTACGACGCGATCAGCCCCCCCTCGGAGATGCGCGGCGTCGCCGACGCGATCCCGGGCGCCCGCTTCGTCGAAATCGAAGGGGCCGGCCACATGGCGCCGGTCGAGAAACCCGACGCGGTCAACGCGGCGTTGCGCGAGTTTCTAGCGGAACTACAATAG
- the pilT_1 gene encoding Twitching mobility protein, translated as MAAEVDPIKSGLMPNNLELEVNKLFRACVKYEASDLHLKVGKPPMVRVGGTIRELQRGPIDDEEMVRLLVPLMNDRSRKIFEKDGGADFAHTVDVDGTQWRFRVNLLQQLGHMGLVARRVNSWIPDFEGLNLPASVQNLCTYDQGMVLLAGVTGSGKSTTIGSMLNWINANYRKHILTLEDPIEFVFTEDKCLINQREVGFDVIDFEVGMKHAVREDPDIILVGEMRDRETFMTAIHAAETGHLVFGTIHASSAPSTIGRILDLFPQDMHPALRSAIAFNMKGIIAQKLLKSIKPGVSRVPTVEIMNFTPMITKLILEEEDEKLGDAIRIGAEDGMQDFTQSLKSLCDKELIDRETAMEVAPNREALKMALKGIDVSQGGIL; from the coding sequence ATGGCCGCGGAAGTCGATCCCATCAAAAGCGGCTTGATGCCGAACAACCTCGAACTCGAGGTGAACAAGCTCTTCCGCGCCTGCGTCAAGTACGAGGCCTCCGACCTCCACCTGAAGGTGGGCAAGCCGCCGATGGTGCGCGTCGGCGGCACGATCCGCGAGCTGCAACGCGGCCCGATCGACGACGAGGAGATGGTCCGGCTGCTCGTTCCGCTGATGAACGACCGCAGCCGCAAGATCTTCGAGAAGGACGGCGGCGCCGACTTCGCCCACACGGTCGACGTCGATGGCACCCAGTGGCGGTTCCGCGTCAACCTGCTGCAGCAGCTGGGGCACATGGGCCTGGTCGCGCGGCGGGTCAATAGCTGGATCCCCGACTTCGAGGGCCTCAACCTCCCGGCGAGCGTGCAGAACCTCTGCACCTACGACCAGGGCATGGTCCTGCTCGCCGGGGTCACCGGTTCGGGCAAGTCGACGACGATCGGCTCGATGCTCAACTGGATCAACGCGAACTACCGGAAGCACATCCTCACGCTCGAGGACCCGATCGAGTTCGTCTTCACCGAAGACAAGTGCCTGATCAACCAGCGCGAGGTCGGCTTCGACGTGATCGACTTCGAGGTCGGCATGAAGCACGCGGTGCGTGAAGACCCGGACATCATCCTGGTCGGCGAGATGCGTGACCGCGAGACCTTCATGACGGCGATCCACGCCGCGGAGACCGGTCACCTGGTCTTCGGGACGATCCACGCGTCGAGCGCCCCCTCGACGATCGGGCGTATCCTCGACCTCTTCCCGCAGGACATGCACCCCGCGCTCCGCAGCGCGATCGCCTTCAACATGAAGGGGATCATCGCGCAGAAGCTGCTCAAGAGCATCAAGCCGGGCGTCAGCCGGGTGCCGACGGTCGAGATCATGAACTTCACCCCGATGATCACCAAGCTGATCCTCGAGGAGGAAGATGAGAAGCTCGGCGACGCGATCCGCATCGGGGCCGAGGACGGCATGCAGGACTTCACACAGAGCCTCAAGTCGCTGTGCGACAAGGAACTGATCGACCGCGAGACCGCCATGGAGGTCGCCCCGAACCGCGAAGCCCTCAAGATGGCCCTCAAGGGGATCGACGTCTCGCAGGGCGGCATCCTGTGA
- the pleD_4 gene encoding Response regulator PleD, producing the protein MSHRVLIADDNEPNVELLEAYLAGLDIEVAIAVDGQDTLDKVAEFKPHVVLLDVMMPKMSGFEVCQQLKGDDATKSVMILMVTALNELGDIERAVEAGADDFLSKPVNKIELVKRVENMLKLFSVTDEVERLRQYIEEMERRSG; encoded by the coding sequence ATGTCCCACCGCGTCCTGATCGCCGACGACAACGAGCCGAACGTCGAACTCCTGGAGGCTTACCTCGCGGGGCTCGACATCGAGGTGGCGATCGCCGTGGACGGGCAGGACACGCTCGACAAGGTCGCCGAGTTCAAGCCGCACGTCGTGCTGCTCGATGTGATGATGCCCAAGATGAGCGGCTTCGAGGTCTGCCAGCAGCTCAAGGGCGACGACGCGACCAAGAGCGTGATGATCCTGATGGTCACCGCGCTCAACGAATTGGGCGACATCGAGCGGGCGGTCGAGGCGGGGGCCGACGATTTCCTCTCCAAGCCGGTCAACAAGATCGAGCTCGTTAAGCGTGTGGAGAATATGCTGAAGCTGTTCAGCGTGACCGATGAGGTCGAGCGGCTGCGGCAGTACATCGAAGAGATGGAACGCCGCAGCGGCTGA